The Borrelia sp. HM sequence TTCATCGAAGATGAATGAAAAGAATTATACCATATACTAGATAATGATTTATAACTTCCATATACTAAATCAATCTCGTTATTTTTTAATGCCAAAAGTAATTTTTCAGTATCTGTAAATGAAAAAACATTATCAATATGAACATGAAATTTTAAAATATCTTCATATATAGTATTCTTGACAACACCTACTCGTAACTTGTCTGATAAAAATGTATTAAAAGATTTATTGCCTTTTTTAGTATCATAAATGAATGAAGAAATACATTTTCCAATTTCATTTTTAAAGTAAAGATATTCATTTAAATTTGAATTATAAGTCAATCCTAAATAAACAACATCATCTTCAATTTTATTTTTGTCAAGATAATTAATACATTCTGTACTAATATCACAATTATGATCTTGAGCCCATTTACCTATAAGATCGAAAATCATTCCAACTATTTTACCTTCTTTATTTTTATAATAAAGAGGATAATATTGATCTACAAGTTTAAATTTTATGGTTTGCTTAGCAAATAGATTAACATGAGATAAAAAAAGTACAAATAAAAAAGTAATTAAACTACGCATAACTTATAATATATAGACTTACAATAAATATTAATATGAAATGAAAACAAAAAACCCTGGCAATAACCTACTCTCCCGCGAACTCGCAGTACCATCAGCGAATAAGAGCTTAACTTCTGTGTTCGGAATGATAACAGGTGTTTCCTCTTTTCTTCAATCACCAGGGTGCTTTTTTATAAGGAAGACAAAAATATGGTCAAAGATTCGGGTAATTAGTATTAGTCAGCTTAATATATTACTATACTTACACTTCTAACCTATCAAACTGGTATTCTTCCAGAACCCTAAATAGGATATCTCATCTTGAGGAAGGCTTCCCACTTAGATGCTTTCAGCGGTTATCCCTTCCGAACGTAGCTACCCAGCACTTACCCTTGGCAGGATAACTGGTACACTAGAGGTTCGTCCATCTCGGTCCTCTCGTACTAAAGATAGTTCCTCTCAAATATCCAACGCTTGTGGCAGATAGGGACCAAACTGTCTCACGACGTTCTGAACCCAGCTCGCGTACCGCTTTAAATGGCGAACAGCCATACCCTTAGGACCTGCTCCAGCCCTAGGATGCGATGAGCCGACATCGAGGTGCCAAACCCTTCCGTCGATGTGAACTCTTGGGAAGGATAAGCCTGTTATCCCCGGAGTACCTTTTATTCGTTAAGTGACGGCGCTTCCACTCGCTACCGCCAGATCACTAAGACCTACTTTCGTATCTGCTCGACTTGTCAGTCTTACAGTTAAGCTACCTTATGCCTTTACACTTACAGAGTGATTTCCAACCACTCTAAGGTAACCTTTGCGCACCTCCGTTACTCTTTAGGAGGCGACCGCCCCAGTCAAACTACCCACCTGGCACTTTCCTCATATCACTATGAGTTAGAAACTTAATTAAACAAGGGTGGTATTTCAAGGTCGACTCCACTACCCCTAACGAGATAGCTTCAAAGTCTCCCACCTATCCTACACATATTTAATCAAACTTCAATACCAAGCTATAGTAAAGGTTCACGGGGTCTTTCCGTCTAACCACAAGTAATCGGCATCTTAACCGATACTTCAATTTCACCGAGCTCCACGTTGAGACAGCGTCCAAATCGTTACACCATTCGTGCGGGTCGGAACTTACCCGACAAGGAATTTCGCTACCTTAGGACCGTTATAGTTACGGCCGCCGTTTACTGGGGCTTAAATTCAATGCTTCGCTTTTACACTAACATCTCCTCTTAACCTTCCAGCACCGGGCAGGTGTCAGTCCCTATACTTTTCTTTGCAGATTTGCAGAGACCTGTGTTTTTGGTAAACAGTCGTTCGGACCATTTTTATGCTACCTAATCTCTTAGGTCATACTTATCCCGAAGTTACGTATGTATTTTGCAGAGTTCCTTAACGTGGATTCTCTCGAGCGCCTTAGAATTTTCATCCCACCTACCTGTGTCGGTTTGCGGTACGGTCCCTTATAGCCTAACCTTAGAAGTTATTTCTTGGCACCTTGACTACCTACATTTCATACTGCCTAAACAGTACTCATCATCACATCTTAGCTCTTTTAGCGGATTTGCCTACTAAAATCAACACCTTAATGCTTAAACTAGGACTACCATCGCCTAGCAGTAGTTAACCTCATGCGTCACTCCAATCGAAACTATAAGAGGTACGGGAATATTAACCCGTTTCCCATCGACTTCGCTTTTCAGCTTTGCCTTAGGGGCCGACTAACCCTGGGAAGACGACCTTTACCCAGGAAACCTTAGGTTTTCGGCGAATGGGGATCTCACCCATTTTTTCGTTACTCATACCTGCATTCTCACTTCTGATACCTCCATCAAACTTCTCAGTTTAACTTCTCAGGCTTACAGAACGCTCCTCTACCACTCTAACCTAAATTAGAGTCCAAAGCTTCGGTAATGTATTTAGCCCCGTTACATTGTCGGCGCTTAAGTACTCGACCAGTGAGCTATTACGCACTCTTTAAAGGTATGGCTGCTTCTAAGCCAACCTCCTGGCTGTTTACGTACCTAAACCTCCTTTTCCACTTAATACATTTTTGAGACCTTAGCTGTTGGTCTGGGTTGTTTCCCTCTCGACTATGAACCTTATCGCCCATAGTCTCACTCCTATTCATCATGCAGTAGCATTCGGAGTTTAACTGAGTTTGGTACCCTTTGACAGGCCCTAGCTCAATTAGTGCTCTACCTCTACTGCACTAAAATAAGGCTGAACTTAAATCCATTTCGAGGAGAACCAGCTATCTCCGAGTTTGTTTAGCCTTTCACTCCTATTCACAGCTCATCTCTGCCTTTTTAAACAGACTAGAGTTCGGCCCTCCACTTGGTTTCACCCAAGCTTCAGCCTGGCCATAAATAGATCACTCGGGTTCGGGTCTACCACAACTAACTAAATCGCCCTTTTAAGACTCGCTTTCGCTAAGGCTCCAGCACTACTATGCTTTAACCTTGCTAGCCATGGTAACTCGCAGGTTCATTATACAAAAGGCACGCCATCACCATGAATAATCATGGCTTTGACTGCTTGTAAGTCTACGGTTTCAGTTCTATTTCACTCCCCTCCCGGGGTTCTTTTCACCTTTCCCTCACGGTACTCTTCACTATCGGTAGCTTTATAGTATTTAGCCTTGGAGAGTGGTCTCCCCAGCTTCAGACAGGGTTTCTCGTGTCCCGTCCTACTTAGGAACATCTTTAAGAAGATATTTAAATTTAAATTACAGGGCTATCACCTTCTTTGGCTAACCTTTCCAAGTTATTCTTCTATATAAATATTTTGTAACTTCTCAGCTTATTACAGACTAAGCTCCAAGTGTCCTACAACCCTCTAAATGCAACGCTCTGCAGCTTGACACATTTAAAGTTTAGGCTACTCCCCTTTCGCTCGCCACTACTTAGGGAATCTCTTTGATTTCTTTTCCTCAGGGTACTTAGATGTTTCACTTCCCCTGGTATAGCCTTTACTACTTACGCAGTAAATAATTAGCATCTAACTAATTGGATTACTCCATTCGGTGACCTTGGGATCATAAAATGTTTGCTTCTCCCCCAAGCTTTTCGCAGCTTACCACGACCTTCTTCGCCTTAAAGCTCCTAGGCATCCACCATAGACTCTTTATTACTTTGACCATATTTTTATCTTCCGTCTCTAATTTGCCAATCGTTTACACAACATAAACTAATATATACGTTTAACTTTACTATGTCAATAGTATTATTGAACTTTTCACTAAATAATTTTTTTAGAAATTAAATTACACTATTAATTGATAAATATAAATATATAGATAAAAACATAATTAATACTACAAATGTACTTATTTACCTGAAATAATTATAATTAACATAGAATTAGTACAAACGACACTGCAAAATAAAATATATCGCAGAAGAAAAAGAAGAAGATAAAAAATATATAATTTATATCAAATAAATAAGATATCTACCTTAAGTACAATAGAGTAAAAATATTTAATACCTCAAAATTCTTCAGACAAAATACCACCTAAAATGAGTTAATATCAAGATTAAAAAACTCAATTAAAAACTTTGCAACACCATCTTCATCATTATCAAATATTGTAATTTCGTTGTTTGGTAACTTAGCCTTAATGCTATCGTTTGCATTTTTCATGACAATTCCTTTACCAACATTCTTCAACATCTCATAATCATTACCGTTATCTCCAAATGCTAAAATATCATCAATAGAAATACATTCAAATAAAGCAACATTTTTAACAGCATTATATTTATTAGCATCAATACTTGTAACTTCTAAAAGATTTTGTGCAGAATAGAATACACTTATGTCTTTCAAATTTTTTTCTCTAATTTTATTTTTAAACTCTTCAAGTCTAGATAAATCATGAGAATAACAAACTATTTTAGAAAAAGAATCTACTTCAAGCATAGAAAAGTCTACAATAATAGGCTTTAACCCTAAATTTTCAATAAAATAATTCATAATTGGACTTCTGACCTTTCTATCAGAATACCAATCATTAAGAGTATAAAGGTTAATATCAATTTCTTCCCTATTGATACTAAGAATTTCCTTTACTACATCACAATTTATCTTATATCGCAAAATTAAATTATTTTTAAAAAAAACTTCAGCTCCATTTGCAAGAATAACATAGCCCTCATCGATTTTCACTTCTTTAAGTTGCAGCAAAACATCTTTTACTTCGTATAATCTCCTACCAGTAGCAATAATGATATTAAAATCATCTCTTAATTTTAAAAGAACCTTAAGCGTCAACGGTGTAATTTTATGATTATTATTAAGCAAAGTTCCATCAAGATCGAAAACCAACATTTTATACTTTTGATAATTAGCATTCATTATAATACTCTCTTTCTTAATAAAGAATATCATATAAAGTAGATTATGAATCATAATCTTGACTTGAATTAAATTAACAAAAAAAATATAATAATCTCAAAAGGTTAAGGTAGAGGGTTAAATATAAAATTGAATGAATGATGAAATTTCAACTTTATTCACAGAAGAAAAAATAAAAACCAAAATTCAAAAATTAGCTCAAGAAATTAGAAGCTACTACAAAGACAAAAATAATGTGGTTTTTATAGCAATCCTTAAAGGTTCTTTCATGTTTTTTGCAGACATTGCAAGAGAGATAGGGTTAAATGTAAAAATAGATTTTCTTCAAGTTTCAAGTTACCATAATAAAACTCAATCCTCATTAAAAGTATTAATAAAAAAAGATATTGATGTTAATATAGAAAATAGTTATGTCATAATCTTTGAAGATATTATAGATACTGGACTAACATACACAAAAATCCTTGAACACTTACAAAGAAAGAATCCCAAAGAAATTAAGATTTGTACTCTTTTTAATAAACCATCTAGAAGGTTAACAAAATTAAATATAGACTATACAGGATTTGAAATTGATAATCATTTTGTAGTCGGATATGGTATTGATTTTAATGAAAAACATAGAACTTTAAAGAATGTAGCAAAAATAAATAAATAGGAGATATAAATGTCAATTTATGCAGTGATTGGTACTCAGTGGGGTGACGAAGGAAAGGGCAAAATAATAGACTTTCTCTCAAAAAAGTTAGATTATGTGGTAAGATTTAATGGAGGCAATAACGCAGGACATACAATCATTGCTAATAATAAAAAATTCATCTTTCATCTCTTACCATCTGGCATTTTACAAGGAGCAAAATGCATACTTGGACCAGGTGTAGTAATTGACCCGTTTATTCTAATTGAAGAACTTAAAATACTCAAACAAAATAATATAAATACAGAAATATTGATAAGCGACAAAGCCCATATAATAATGCCTTACCACATTAAAATTGACGAACTTAGTGAACAAAGAAAGGGCATTTATAAAATTGGAACCACAAAACAAGGGATTGGACCTTGTTACGCTGACAAAATCAATAGAATAGGCATAAGAGCTGTTGATTTACTTAACATAGATATTTTCAAAAAAAAACTAAAAATAAACTTAGATGAAAAAAATGAGATTATAGAAAAAATTTACAATGACAAACCCTTTAATTATGATTATATTCTTAATCAATATAAAGAATATATAGAAATACTTAGACCTACAATTACGAATACAGAAGAAGTA is a genomic window containing:
- a CDS encoding Cof-type HAD-IIB family hydrolase — translated: MNANYQKYKMLVFDLDGTLLNNNHKITPLTLKVLLKLRDDFNIIIATGRRLYEVKDVLLQLKEVKIDEGYVILANGAEVFFKNNLILRYKINCDVVKEILSINREEIDINLYTLNDWYSDRKVRSPIMNYFIENLGLKPIIVDFSMLEVDSFSKIVCYSHDLSRLEEFKNKIREKNLKDISVFYSAQNLLEVTSIDANKYNAVKNVALFECISIDDILAFGDNGNDYEMLKNVGKGIVMKNANDSIKAKLPNNEITIFDNDEDGVAKFLIEFFNLDINSF
- the hpt gene encoding hypoxanthine phosphoribosyltransferase yields the protein MNDEISTLFTEEKIKTKIQKLAQEIRSYYKDKNNVVFIAILKGSFMFFADIAREIGLNVKIDFLQVSSYHNKTQSSLKVLIKKDIDVNIENSYVIIFEDIIDTGLTYTKILEHLQRKNPKEIKICTLFNKPSRRLTKLNIDYTGFEIDNHFVVGYGIDFNEKHRTLKNVAKINK